One segment of Leptospirillum ferrooxidans C2-3 DNA contains the following:
- a CDS encoding ATP-binding protein, whose amino-acid sequence MKIHDLFPIITICLTIATMIVAYIAPRRKSASAFLLLAPLSALLPVLASFFIFIPQTLLSIDHNFQLWLAGETLSCLGLILFSLGFSRQDPWKEIRGQKFLLAFIISGILLATYEILENPALIKILLLPGPSVLLINSPEMTIFAFFIMGMIILSLFQLSRTYISAAGVERWNIKYPMIGVFLWTLSVFLVHTNQVLSGGFERSFLYLEDLGLFSMDFLFLYSLLIQRVKDVSLQVSRNAINRSLLLLLGGGGLIFLGGLSSTLKEFGPVWSRLSSSLMVFLGVAALLVLFSSERLRRELEYFLGIHFYSSRYDYRATWMTLTKVLSESKDLREMIPTLMERTREISFAESLVYCHIGEGIPQTISVRQSLGWDHPTPLNNDILAPSLLSVLLSGSPIHQKDSFTPEQNELLSGLFNSLSANWILPLVFRNKILGLLGLNIKNTGSKGLSEDRLFLQALSVQWVSLLVSATLSREMAWTWESDLLSGLRAFTFHDLKNAGIALKLILHNARDNIMFADFQEELLQNLQSISHQIEQSVEQFLYPFRQEYTRQTSFDANNLIKNTLKGIASEKYPELETKLNFQEIPLVSGNARALETTIRNLLINAREAMQGKGIIKIATRSLDGETVLITVSDNGPGMSQEFMDNNLFRPFQTTKKKGSGLGLFSSKLLIEQSGGQIQVNSKEGVGTEFMITLPTGSPEVDNGDQESPILKEHNNNLSI is encoded by the coding sequence TTGAAAATCCATGACCTTTTTCCCATCATCACAATTTGCCTGACCATTGCGACCATGATTGTCGCCTATATAGCCCCCAGGAGAAAATCCGCCTCAGCCTTTCTTCTTCTGGCTCCTCTTTCGGCACTCCTTCCCGTTCTTGCCAGTTTTTTTATTTTTATTCCGCAAACACTTCTTTCAATCGATCATAACTTTCAGCTCTGGCTGGCGGGAGAGACGCTATCGTGCCTCGGACTTATTCTTTTTTCCCTGGGGTTCTCGCGACAGGACCCATGGAAAGAAATTCGTGGCCAAAAGTTCCTCTTGGCCTTCATCATATCGGGAATCCTGCTTGCAACCTACGAGATCCTTGAAAACCCTGCCCTGATCAAGATTCTTCTCCTTCCGGGACCTTCCGTTCTTCTCATCAATTCTCCGGAAATGACGATTTTTGCATTCTTCATCATGGGAATGATCATTCTGTCGCTGTTCCAGTTGTCCAGAACATATATCTCCGCTGCAGGAGTTGAGAGATGGAACATCAAATACCCGATGATCGGAGTCTTTCTCTGGACTCTCTCCGTCTTTCTCGTTCATACCAATCAGGTTCTCTCGGGAGGATTCGAGCGATCATTTCTCTACCTGGAGGATCTGGGACTCTTTTCCATGGATTTTCTATTCCTCTACTCACTCCTGATCCAGCGAGTCAAGGATGTTTCATTGCAAGTTTCAAGAAATGCCATCAATCGCTCCCTTTTACTTCTTCTCGGGGGGGGAGGTCTCATTTTTCTGGGTGGACTCAGCTCCACTCTCAAGGAATTCGGTCCAGTCTGGTCTCGTTTATCCTCCAGCCTTATGGTCTTTCTAGGAGTGGCCGCCCTTCTGGTCCTCTTCTCTTCCGAACGGCTCCGACGCGAGCTTGAGTACTTCCTGGGCATCCATTTTTACTCAAGTCGGTATGACTACCGTGCCACATGGATGACACTCACAAAAGTCCTTTCGGAATCAAAAGATCTTCGGGAAATGATTCCGACTTTAATGGAAAGGACTAGGGAAATTTCTTTTGCCGAATCCCTCGTTTATTGCCATATCGGCGAAGGAATTCCCCAAACCATCTCCGTTCGGCAATCCCTGGGATGGGACCACCCCACCCCCCTCAATAACGATATTCTGGCCCCATCCCTGTTGTCAGTCCTCCTGTCCGGATCCCCTATTCATCAAAAGGATTCTTTTACTCCCGAACAAAATGAGCTCCTTTCCGGTCTTTTTAACTCGTTGTCCGCCAACTGGATATTGCCTCTCGTCTTCCGAAACAAAATCCTCGGACTTCTCGGTTTGAATATCAAAAACACGGGAAGCAAAGGTTTGTCCGAAGATCGTCTTTTTCTTCAAGCCCTGTCAGTGCAGTGGGTCAGCCTGCTGGTCAGTGCCACACTCTCAAGGGAGATGGCGTGGACATGGGAATCGGACCTTCTTTCCGGTCTTCGGGCCTTTACATTCCACGACCTCAAAAATGCTGGCATCGCCCTCAAGCTGATTCTCCACAATGCCCGAGATAACATCATGTTTGCCGACTTTCAGGAAGAACTTCTCCAGAATCTTCAAAGCATATCTCATCAGATCGAGCAGTCCGTTGAACAGTTTCTCTATCCTTTTCGTCAGGAGTACACCCGGCAAACCTCATTTGATGCGAACAACCTGATCAAAAACACTCTGAAAGGGATTGCTTCGGAGAAGTATCCAGAGCTTGAAACCAAACTGAACTTTCAGGAGATTCCCCTTGTTTCAGGAAACGCACGGGCACTTGAAACAACCATCCGGAATCTTTTGATCAATGCCCGGGAAGCCATGCAAGGGAAAGGGATCATCAAAATCGCAACACGAAGCCTTGATGGGGAAACAGTTTTGATCACAGTCTCCGACAACGGGCCAGGAATGAGTCAGGAATTTATGGACAATAATCTGTTCAGGCCTTTTCAAACAACCAAAAAAAAGGGATCGGGACTCGGCCTCTTCAGCTCGAAACTGTTGATTGAACAAAGTGGGGGACAGATCCAGGTCAATTCAAAAGAAGGGGTCGGAACGGAATTCATGATCACACTCCCAACAGGATCACCTGAGGTGGACAATGGCGATCAGGAGTCGCCCATCCTGAAAGAACACAACAACAACCTGTCCATCTAA
- a CDS encoding exosortase/archaeosortase family protein yields the protein MAGEKIALLIASVTVIVLSWSNILKLVDDWNSLPSYSHGFLVPFVAILLVYLDKKQLTRIQDQPSLWGIVFISAGVICLLIGTWSGLDFIRQISILFLISGIIAGYWGLRTLKALRFPVLYLLFMIPLPFIVFNSIAFPLQILAAEGASNILNGIQIPVFREGTIIHLPHISLGVEEACSGIQSLVSLLAISVLMKKLGHLEGVTGVLFALSAIPIAILANMMRIAGTGILGSFVNPHLAEGFFHLFSGWVVFLFAFLTLFLEIKAIQLLRKRRPLETV from the coding sequence ATGGCAGGAGAAAAGATCGCCCTATTGATCGCCTCTGTGACAGTTATCGTCCTGTCCTGGTCGAACATTTTGAAACTGGTGGACGACTGGAACTCGCTGCCATCCTATTCCCACGGGTTTCTTGTCCCTTTCGTCGCCATTCTCCTCGTCTATCTGGATAAAAAACAATTGACAAGAATTCAGGATCAACCATCTCTCTGGGGGATTGTTTTTATCAGCGCGGGAGTGATTTGCCTTCTCATCGGAACTTGGTCGGGCCTCGATTTCATCCGTCAGATTTCCATTCTTTTTCTGATTTCCGGGATCATTGCCGGTTACTGGGGACTGAGGACACTAAAGGCCCTCCGCTTTCCGGTGCTTTATTTGCTGTTCATGATTCCCCTCCCCTTCATCGTCTTCAATTCGATCGCTTTTCCACTTCAGATTCTTGCGGCAGAGGGCGCATCGAACATATTGAACGGGATACAGATACCTGTTTTCCGGGAAGGGACAATCATCCACCTTCCCCATATCTCCCTTGGTGTTGAGGAAGCATGCAGCGGCATTCAGTCATTGGTGAGCCTTCTGGCCATCTCTGTTCTGATGAAAAAACTGGGACATCTTGAAGGCGTGACAGGCGTTCTCTTTGCCCTGTCCGCCATCCCGATTGCCATTTTGGCAAACATGATGCGCATTGCGGGTACAGGGATTCTCGGCTCATTTGTAAACCCTCACCTCGCGGAAGGGTTCTTTCATCTTTTTTCGGGCTGGGTCGTTTTCCTGTTTGCGTTTCTTACCCTGTTTCTCGAGATAAAGGCCATACAGCTTCTCAGGAAGAGGAGGCCGCTTGAAACCGTCTAG
- a CDS encoding exosortase C-terminal domain/associated protein EpsI: protein MKPSRQFNMLLSSMIMGVSFAFLLGSIDRRPVPAHLSLRAFPEELSGWSGTPVPLSKKEQEILNADDFASILFTKAATESSIFFFSAFYQHQTPEKNIHSPKNCLPGSGWAMIDTKVITVPLENGGKPQRINQVVIQKGLSKQVVLYWYQERGRIFPNEYWGRFYLVKDALTLHRTDGALVRISASLEGSVDNTVQKELRFIRNLTPMLSEYIPGRHQVAMPSSPGTSMLPVPENPDVSEISPISGDVKNG from the coding sequence TTGAAACCGTCTAGACAGTTCAACATGCTTTTATCCTCTATGATCATGGGGGTTTCCTTTGCCTTCCTTCTTGGGAGCATTGACCGGAGACCGGTGCCCGCCCACCTCTCTCTCAGGGCATTTCCCGAAGAGCTGTCCGGTTGGTCAGGCACCCCCGTTCCACTCTCGAAAAAAGAGCAGGAGATTTTAAACGCGGACGACTTTGCCTCGATCCTGTTCACAAAAGCGGCGACGGAATCCTCTATTTTTTTCTTCAGCGCCTTCTATCAGCATCAGACCCCCGAGAAGAACATCCACTCCCCCAAGAATTGTCTCCCCGGATCCGGATGGGCGATGATCGATACAAAAGTCATCACCGTTCCCCTTGAAAATGGAGGCAAACCGCAAAGAATCAATCAGGTTGTCATCCAGAAGGGGCTCTCCAAACAGGTCGTTCTTTACTGGTATCAGGAAAGGGGAAGGATCTTTCCGAATGAATATTGGGGACGTTTCTACCTGGTGAAAGACGCACTGACCCTTCACAGGACCGATGGCGCCCTGGTCAGGATTTCCGCTTCCCTTGAAGGATCGGTCGACAATACCGTCCAGAAGGAGCTTCGCTTCATCAGGAACCTGACCCCGATGCTGTCGGAATATATTCCCGGAAGACACCAAGTCGCCATGCCCTCTTCCCCGGGAACCTCCATGCTACCGGTTCCGGAAAATCCGGATGTCTCAGAAATCAGCCCGATCAGTGGAGATGTCAAAAATGGGTGA